In the Clostridia bacterium genome, GGTGCGCGCGGCGTTCAGCTGCGGCGCGAGGTAGCCGGCGGACGCCTCGAGTATCTTCGCCATATCCTTCTCGACGACGGCGCAGCGCGCGAGCGTCACGATGCCGAAGACCTTTTTCAGCCGCTCGAACGCTTCGTCGACGTCGCAGTTGTCGCTCATCGGTTCGCAGTACGCGGTCGACTGAGAGCGGTAGACCTCGAATTCGCCGAGGCCTTCGAGCCGGCGGCGCATATTTTTCAGCAGGGTGTTCTCAAAGCTGTCCCGGTTGAGCCCTTTGAGCACGACCTCGCCCATTTTTAAGATGATCAGTTCTTTCATAGTTTCACTTCGTTCGCGTTATTTGTGAAGTATATTCTGTTTTGCCGACGCGATCGCTTTTATCAGCGCGTCGACCTCGCGCTCCGTCGTCAAAAACGAAAGCGAAACGCGCACCGCGGAGGCGAGCACCTTTTCCGGAAGTCCGGTCGAGGCGAGCGCCTCGCTCTTGCGTCCCTTCTTGCAGGCGCTGCCGGCGGAGATGAAGATGCCCTCGCCGGAAAGGTAGTTGACCAGCGTCTCGGAGGGGATGCCGACGACGGCGAAGGAGAGAATGTGCGGCACGGCGCTTTCGCCGGAGATGAACTCAACTCCGCCGAGAGCGGAGAGCCCTTCGCGCAGACGCGCGTTCAGCGCCGTGACCTTCGGCAGGGAATCCGGCATTGAGGCGACAAGCTGCGCCGCCGCGTCCGCGAAGGCGATTATCGCGGGCAGGTTTTCGGTGCCGGAGCGCATCCCTCGCTCCTGACCGCCGCCGAGTATCAGCGGCTCCGGCCTCGCGTGGCCGCGGATTATCAGCGCGCCCGAGCCCTTGGGCGCGAAAAGCTTGTGACTGCAGAGCGAAACGAGATCGGCGGCGCGCACCGTCTGCGTGTGCCGCGCCTTGCCGATGAGCTGGACGCAGTCGGAGTGCAGCAGCGCGGGAGTCGCGGAAAGCGCGGCGCGCAGCGCGGGGATGTCGTTGACCGCGCCGGTCTCGTTGTTGACCGCGGCGAGTGAAACGAGTATCGTTTCGGGGCGCACCGCGGCGCGTATCTTCGCTACGTCGGTCGAGCCGTCGCGCTCGGGCGCTACGAAGGTGACCTCGAAGCCCTCCTTTTCGAGCGCGCGAAGAGGCGCCTTCACGGAGTCGTGCTCCGCGAGGGACGAAACGATGTGACTGCCGCGCCGCTTCAGAGCGCGGGCGGCGCCGAAGATAGCGGCGTTGTTGCTTTCGCTTCCGCCGGAGGTGAAGTATACCTCCTCTGCGGAACAGCCGACGCTCTTGGCG is a window encoding:
- a CDS encoding cysteine desulfurase — encoded protein: MIYLDYTASTPVTADVEEIYIMALRECYANPSSVHSAGVAAAKRLAEARELLAKSVGCSAEEVYFTSGGSESNNAAIFGAARALKRRGSHIVSSLAEHDSVKAPLRALEKEGFEVTFVAPERDGSTDVAKIRAAVRPETILVSLAAVNNETGAVNDIPALRAALSATPALLHSDCVQLIGKARHTQTVRAADLVSLCSHKLFAPKGSGALIIRGHARPEPLILGGGQERGMRSGTENLPAIIAFADAAAQLVASMPDSLPKVTALNARLREGLSALGGVEFISGESAVPHILSFAVVGIPSETLVNYLSGEGIFISAGSACKKGRKSEALASTGLPEKVLASAVRVSLSFLTTEREVDALIKAIASAKQNILHK